A stretch of the Vanacampus margaritifer isolate UIUO_Vmar chromosome 6, RoL_Vmar_1.0, whole genome shotgun sequence genome encodes the following:
- the znf143b gene encoding zinc finger protein 143 isoform X1 codes for MKCGRSMLLAQLNRDSQGMTEFHDADGQPVTLCLTEAVTVADADQMDTMDTVSLQAVTLADGSTAYIQRDTKPAFADAQIMDGQLIHLEDGSAAYVQHVSMPKAGGDSLQLEDGQAVQLEDGTTAFIHTPKAETYEQGGLQEVQLEDGSTAYIQHTVHMPQPNTILAIQADGTIADLQAEATAIDPDTISVLEQYTTKVENIENPLVPFGRVETDSGVHMRIVLQGQENRRVANVGEKSYRCEHEDCGKLYTTAHHLKVHERSHTGDKPYMCDYPGCGKKFATGYGLKSHSRTHTGEKPYRCQELNCCKSFKTSGDLQKHTRTHTGEKPFKCPIEGCGRSFTTSNIRKVHIRTHTGERPYYCSEPSCGRSFASATNYKNHMRIHTGEKPYVCTVPGCEKRFTEYSSLYKHHVVHTPCKPYICNHCGKTYKQISTLAMHKRTAHNDTEPIEEEKEAYFEPPADAIDDPSVSYSSTTAPVEGEETSSEHIPAESADVVAQQHIALVTQPDGTQQQVSISEADLQAMGGTITMVTQEGTTITIPAHELATEGAQVAIMTPGMASFESVEEATYSQEQEDIHPVTLLATSNGTHIAVQLSDQPSLEEAIRIASRIQQGESPGLDD; via the exons ATGAAATG CGGCAGAAGCATGCTCTTGGCGCAGCTCAACCGCGACTCCCAGGGAATGACGGAGTTTCACGACGCCGACGGGCAGCCGGTCACGCTGTGCTTGACCGAGGCAGTGACTGTGGCAG ATGCCGATCAAATGGACACCATGGACACGGTGAGCCTGCAGGCTGTCACCTTGGCGGACGGTTCCACCGCCTACATACAGCGCGACACCAAGCCGGCCTTCGCCGACGCGCAAATCATGGACGGCCAGCTGATCCATTTGGAGGATGGCTCGGCCGCCTACGTCCAGCACGTGTCCATGCCCAAAGCAG GCGGAGACAGTTTGCAACTGGAAGATGGCCAAGCAGTTCAACTTGAAGATGGAACAACAGCCTTTATACACACACCCAAAG CCGAAACGTACGAGCAAGGCGGCCTGCAGGAGGTGCAGCTGGAGGACGGCAGCACGGCCTACATTCAACACACAGTGCACATGCCGCAGCCCAACACCATCCTGGCCATCCAGGCCGACGGCACCATCGCTGACCTGCAGGCCGAGGCCACCGCCATCGACCCGGACACCATCAGTGTGCTGGAGCAGTACACCACCAAG GTGGAGAACATCGAGAATCCCTTGGTTCCTTTTGGTAGAGTTGAGACAGACAGCGGCGTGCATATGCGG ATTGTGCTACAGGGTCAGGAGAACAGGCGAGTGGCTAACGTCGGCGAAAAGTCATACCGCTGTGAACACGAGGACTGCGGAAAGTTGTACACCACTGCACACCATCTCAAG GTGCACGAGCGCTCACACACCGGAGACAAGCCGTACATGTGTGACTATCCGGGATGCGGGAAGAAGTTTGCAACGG GGTATGGACTGAAGAGTCACTCGCGCAcgcacactggcgagaagccctATCGATGTCAGGAGCTCAACTGCTGCAAGTCCTTCAAAACCTCAGGAGACCTTCAGAagcatacacgcacgcacacag GAGAGAAGCCGTTCAAGTGTCCGATTGAGGGCTGCGGCCGGTCCTTCACCACCTCCAACATCCGCAAAGTACACATCCGCACGCACACGGGCGAGCGGCCGTACTACTGTTCCGAACCCAGCTGCGGCCGTTCATTCGCCAGTGCCACCAACTACAAAAACCACATGAGGATCCACACTG GGGAAAAGCCGTACGTGTGCACTGTACCCGGATGTGAGAAGCGCTTCACCGAATACTCGAGTCTGTACAAGCACCACGTAGTGCACACGCCGTGCAAGCCGTACATCTGCAACCACTGCGGCAAGACCTACAAGCAGATCTCCACGCTGGCCATGCACAAGCGCACCGCCCACAATGACACGGAGCCCATCGAGGAGGAGAAGGAAGCCTACTTTGAGCCGCCCGCAG ATGCCATTGACGACCCCAGTGTGAGCTACTCATCAACTACGGCTCCGGTGGAAGGAGAGGAAACGAGCTCCGAACACATTCCTGCAGAGAGCGCCGACGTGGTCGCTCAACAACACATCGCCTTGGTGACTCAGCCTGATGGGACGCAACAGCAG GTTAGCATCTCTGAAGCGGACTTACAAGCAATGGGCGGCACCATCACCATGGTGACCCAAGAAGGCACCACCATAACCATCCCAGCCCATGAACTGGCCACGGAAGGTGCTcag GTGGCCATCATGACACCCGGCATGGCTTCCTTTGAAAGTGTGGAGGAAGCCACTTACAGTCAGGAGCAAGAAGACATTCACCCAGTCACCTTATTGGCCACTTCCAATGGCACTCACATTGCCGTGCAG CTTAGCGATCAGCCCTCATTGGAGGAAGCCATCCGAATAGCTTCGAGAATTCAGCAAGGGGAGTCGCCCGGCCTGGACGATTGA
- the znf143b gene encoding zinc finger protein 143 isoform X2 gives MLLAQLNRDSQGMTEFHDADGQPVTLCLTEAVTVADADQMDTMDTVSLQAVTLADGSTAYIQRDTKPAFADAQIMDGQLIHLEDGSAAYVQHVSMPKAGGDSLQLEDGQAVQLEDGTTAFIHTPKAETYEQGGLQEVQLEDGSTAYIQHTVHMPQPNTILAIQADGTIADLQAEATAIDPDTISVLEQYTTKVENIENPLVPFGRVETDSGVHMRIVLQGQENRRVANVGEKSYRCEHEDCGKLYTTAHHLKVHERSHTGDKPYMCDYPGCGKKFATGYGLKSHSRTHTGEKPYRCQELNCCKSFKTSGDLQKHTRTHTGEKPFKCPIEGCGRSFTTSNIRKVHIRTHTGERPYYCSEPSCGRSFASATNYKNHMRIHTGEKPYVCTVPGCEKRFTEYSSLYKHHVVHTPCKPYICNHCGKTYKQISTLAMHKRTAHNDTEPIEEEKEAYFEPPADAIDDPSVSYSSTTAPVEGEETSSEHIPAESADVVAQQHIALVTQPDGTQQQVSISEADLQAMGGTITMVTQEGTTITIPAHELATEGAQVAIMTPGMASFESVEEATYSQEQEDIHPVTLLATSNGTHIAVQLSDQPSLEEAIRIASRIQQGESPGLDD, from the exons ATGCTCTTGGCGCAGCTCAACCGCGACTCCCAGGGAATGACGGAGTTTCACGACGCCGACGGGCAGCCGGTCACGCTGTGCTTGACCGAGGCAGTGACTGTGGCAG ATGCCGATCAAATGGACACCATGGACACGGTGAGCCTGCAGGCTGTCACCTTGGCGGACGGTTCCACCGCCTACATACAGCGCGACACCAAGCCGGCCTTCGCCGACGCGCAAATCATGGACGGCCAGCTGATCCATTTGGAGGATGGCTCGGCCGCCTACGTCCAGCACGTGTCCATGCCCAAAGCAG GCGGAGACAGTTTGCAACTGGAAGATGGCCAAGCAGTTCAACTTGAAGATGGAACAACAGCCTTTATACACACACCCAAAG CCGAAACGTACGAGCAAGGCGGCCTGCAGGAGGTGCAGCTGGAGGACGGCAGCACGGCCTACATTCAACACACAGTGCACATGCCGCAGCCCAACACCATCCTGGCCATCCAGGCCGACGGCACCATCGCTGACCTGCAGGCCGAGGCCACCGCCATCGACCCGGACACCATCAGTGTGCTGGAGCAGTACACCACCAAG GTGGAGAACATCGAGAATCCCTTGGTTCCTTTTGGTAGAGTTGAGACAGACAGCGGCGTGCATATGCGG ATTGTGCTACAGGGTCAGGAGAACAGGCGAGTGGCTAACGTCGGCGAAAAGTCATACCGCTGTGAACACGAGGACTGCGGAAAGTTGTACACCACTGCACACCATCTCAAG GTGCACGAGCGCTCACACACCGGAGACAAGCCGTACATGTGTGACTATCCGGGATGCGGGAAGAAGTTTGCAACGG GGTATGGACTGAAGAGTCACTCGCGCAcgcacactggcgagaagccctATCGATGTCAGGAGCTCAACTGCTGCAAGTCCTTCAAAACCTCAGGAGACCTTCAGAagcatacacgcacgcacacag GAGAGAAGCCGTTCAAGTGTCCGATTGAGGGCTGCGGCCGGTCCTTCACCACCTCCAACATCCGCAAAGTACACATCCGCACGCACACGGGCGAGCGGCCGTACTACTGTTCCGAACCCAGCTGCGGCCGTTCATTCGCCAGTGCCACCAACTACAAAAACCACATGAGGATCCACACTG GGGAAAAGCCGTACGTGTGCACTGTACCCGGATGTGAGAAGCGCTTCACCGAATACTCGAGTCTGTACAAGCACCACGTAGTGCACACGCCGTGCAAGCCGTACATCTGCAACCACTGCGGCAAGACCTACAAGCAGATCTCCACGCTGGCCATGCACAAGCGCACCGCCCACAATGACACGGAGCCCATCGAGGAGGAGAAGGAAGCCTACTTTGAGCCGCCCGCAG ATGCCATTGACGACCCCAGTGTGAGCTACTCATCAACTACGGCTCCGGTGGAAGGAGAGGAAACGAGCTCCGAACACATTCCTGCAGAGAGCGCCGACGTGGTCGCTCAACAACACATCGCCTTGGTGACTCAGCCTGATGGGACGCAACAGCAG GTTAGCATCTCTGAAGCGGACTTACAAGCAATGGGCGGCACCATCACCATGGTGACCCAAGAAGGCACCACCATAACCATCCCAGCCCATGAACTGGCCACGGAAGGTGCTcag GTGGCCATCATGACACCCGGCATGGCTTCCTTTGAAAGTGTGGAGGAAGCCACTTACAGTCAGGAGCAAGAAGACATTCACCCAGTCACCTTATTGGCCACTTCCAATGGCACTCACATTGCCGTGCAG CTTAGCGATCAGCCCTCATTGGAGGAAGCCATCCGAATAGCTTCGAGAATTCAGCAAGGGGAGTCGCCCGGCCTGGACGATTGA
- the LOC144053916 gene encoding nuclear receptor-interacting protein 3-like, translated as MSAGLRRENRGESCQPAPTMDATMLRQQRRLKQAIQFLHKDSADLLPLDGLKKLGTSKQGQPHHILQKRLLEAKLSRGRINGTLPGNSNNSLLLRRNASNSHDKDNGDEDDFIYIFCKCLGQELMVLIDSGCKLNLMSSATVERLGIKELLERNKTEMDVFPLQRKLNVIAAAEELGITIGQTKMSCSFAVVESSKPLMSLGSKTLKSLKCVIDTDNQTLTFGRSTREQVHFVKKTERKI; from the exons ATGTCGGCCGGACTGCGGAGAGAGAACCGCGGTGAGTCGTGTCAGCCGGCACCGACCATGGATGCTACGATGCTGAGGCAGCAGAGGAGGCTGAAGCAAGCCATTCAGTTCCTGCACAAGGATTCTGCAGACCTGCTCCCTTTGGATGGACTCAAAAAACTCGGCACGTCCAAACAAGGG CAACCACATCACATCCTTCAGAAGCGTCTGCTCGAGGCCAAGTTGTCCAGGGGAAGGATCAATGGGACGTTGCCGGGCAACAGTAACAACAGCCTCCTCCTGAGGCGCAATGCCTCCAACTCCCACGACAAGGACAAcggtgatgaggacgacttcaTCTACATCTTCTGCAAG TGTTTAGGGCAGGAGCTCATGGTGTTGATTGACAGCGGCTGTAAACTCAATTTGATGTCCTCAGCTACAGTGGAGAGATTAGG catAAAAGAGCTGCTCGAAAGGAACAAAACCGAAATGGACGTCTTCCCACTTCAACGTAAGCTTAACGTCATCGCTGCCGCTGAGGAGCTCGGCATCACAATCGGACAAACCAAGATGTCGTGCTCCTTTGCCGTCGTGG AAAGTAGCAAGCCGCTAATGTCTCTGGGGAGCAAGACGTTAAAGTCACTCAAG TGCGTGATTGACACAGACAATCAGACGTTAACTTTTGGTAGGAGCACAAGAGAGCAAGTTCACTTTGTGAAAAAGACAGAAAG AAAAATTTGA
- the akip1 gene encoding A-kinase-interacting protein 1, translating into MATLAGLEKSLRKSARLGLEVLERASRRKVDWGEQQSPQQREPPPQQQEQQEQQEQQEQQEQQEQQEQQEQQEQPQQPQQPQQPQQCTYTPETDKESAAAYNKKTAVELHEAFSTIIAFMAETHIQCKRFYDSVGCAQGSDIERKHPPRYHKRIRATLIVSPSHRGRHPSTSLWRDCHTSNGPDSRCTAGQLLRGSRSRIGHNQPQANSSKP; encoded by the exons ATGGCGACACTAGCCGGGCTAGAGAAGTCTCTGCGAAAGTCTGCCCGTCTGGGTCTGGAAGTTTTAGAGCGGGCTTCCAGGCGTAAGGTGGACTGGGGCGAGCAGCAGTCGCCACAGCAGCGGGAGCCGCCGCCacagcagcaggagcagcaggagcagcaggagcagcaggagcagcaggagcagcaggagcagcaggagcagcaggagcagcaggAGCAGCCGCAGCAGCCGCAGCAGCCGCAGCAGCCGCAGCAGTGTACCTACACTCCTGAGACAGATAAAGAAAGTGCGGCAGCATATAACAAA AAAACGGCGGTGGAGCTGCATGAGGCCTTTTCCACCATCATTGCGTTCATGGCGGAGACCCACATTCAATGCAAA AGGTTCTATGACTCAGTGGGATGCGCTCAAGGTTCAGACATTGAGAGGAAACATCCGCCACGCTACCATAAACGCATCAGGGCGACCTTGATTGTGTCCCCGTCTCACCGAGGGCGACAT CCCTCGACGTCGCTTTGGAGAGACTGCCACACAAGCAATG GCCCGGACTCGAGGTGCACCGCCGGACAACTTCTACGTGGAAGTCGCTCCCGGATTGGACATAATCAGCCCCAGGCTAACAGCAGCAAACCATGA
- the rpl27a gene encoding large ribosomal subunit protein uL15, translating into MPTKKSKTRKLRGHVSHGHGRVGKHRKHPGGRGNAGGMHHHRINFDKYHPGYFGKVGMRHYHLKRNTTYCPTINLDKLWTLVSEKTRVDHSKKPDGPAPIIDAVHAGYYKILGKGKLPKQPVIVKAKFFSRRAEEKIKSVGGVCVLMA; encoded by the exons ATG CCTACTAAGAAGTCCAAGACCAGGAAGTTGCGTGGGCATGTGAGCCACGGACACGGTCGTGTTG GCAAGCACAGAAAGCATCCCGGAGGTCGTGGAAATGCTGGTGGCATGCATCACCACAGGATCAACTTTGATAAATA CCATCCTGGGTACTTCGGCAAGGTGGGCATGAGACATTACCATCTGAAGAGGAACACCACCTACTGCCCCACCATCAACTTAGACAAGCTGTGGACGCTGGTGAGCGAGAAGACTCGGGTCGACCACAGCAAAAAGCCAGACGGCCCCGCGCCCATCATCGACGCAGTGCACGCC gGGTACTACAAAATTTTGGGCAAAGGCAAGCTGCCCAAACAGCCCGTCATCGTCAAGGCCAAGTTCTTTAGCCGACGGGCCGAGGAGAAGATCAAGTCCGTGGGAGGAGTTTGCGTCCTGATGGCGTAA
- the LOC144054192 gene encoding uncharacterized protein LOC144054192 isoform X1, translated as MESKRKTDATSPSCGKQHFVKTLLNNIRIQPEVQRVLDNSCKAVVRLERLNLQPPVPPVRLLCQNRAEFSEECLDCPWRNEVKPNACDILEIQETEDDSTTVSSMNPVHPEGSSKSDPPYILVHSGKADPDTFYLDPDRELIMVLDLEPEDQIQESKCVEPSPTWEVAQNSEDKSKETESEDFCAVCLNGGDLLCCDCCPKVYHLACHLPSLRSFPTGDWACTLCRTDYDLAESFRRGVNVPYVLSHHDQKRCEKLTLLLYVHPLSAPFHEPVSRLARNYYQVIKRPVDLSLIRRKLDKSNTLHYSMPELFVHDVLLMLKNCATFNYPDSEVARAGWNLEVFFLSKLREIFPDRTFPSANQDRMERARLRWRRKEEEGGRRRKRCALTGNTSKCSEDC; from the exons ATGGAAAGTAAGCGAAAAACTGATGCAACTTCTCCATCCTGTGGAAAACAGCATTTTGTAAAGACTTTGCTTAACAacataag GATCCAACCTGAGGTCCAGAGGGTTCTGGATAATTCTTGCAAAGCTGTTGTGAGACTAGAGCGTCTGAACCTGCAGCCGCCGGTGCCTCCGGTGCGACTGCTGTGCCAAAACCGAGCCGAGTTCTCTGAGGAATGCCTGGATTGTCCTTGGCGG AATGAAGTCAAACCAAATGCATGTGACATCCTGGAGATCCAAGAGACAGAG GATGACAGTACAACAGTATCCAGTATGAATCCAGTTCATCCTGAAGGCTCTTCCAAATCAGATCCACCTTACATCCTGGTTCATTCCGGGAAGGCCGATCCAGATACCTTCTACTTGGATCCTGATCGGGAGCTGATCATGGTCCTTGATCTGGAGCCAGAAGATCAGATACAAGAGTCCAAATGTGTAGAGCCATCTCCAACCTGGGAAGTGGCCCAAAACAGCGAAGACAAGAGCAAGGAGACGGAGAGCGAAGATTTCTGTGCCGTGTGTCTGAACGGAGGAGAtctgctgtgctgtgattgttGTCCCAAAGTTTACCACTTGGCCTGTCACCTTCCTTCACTGCGTAGCTTCCCAAC GGGTGACTGGGCGTGTACATTGTGTAGGACTGACTACGACCTAGCTGAGAGCTTCCGCCGGGGAGTCAACGTTCCCTATGTTCTGTCCCACCATGACCAGAAG AGATGTGAGAAGTTGACATTACTGCTGTATGTTCACCCTCTAAGCGCTCCTTTCCACGAGCCTGTCAGCCGTCTG GCGAGGAACTACTACCAGGTCATTAAGAGGCCCGTGGACTTGTCGCTGATCCGCAGGAAGTTGGACAAGAGCAACACTCTGCACTACTCCATGCCAGAACTCTTTGTCCACGACGTCCTGCTCATGCTCAAGAACTGTGCTACCTTCAACTAT CCCGACTCGGAGGTGGCCCGGGCTGGTTGGAACCTCGAGGTGTTTTTCCTGAGCAAACTGAGGGAGATTTTCCCCGACAGGACCTTCCCGTCGGCCAACCAGGACAGGATGGAGCGAGCTCGCCTGCGGTGGCGCCGtaaggaagaggagggaggaaGAAGGAGGAAGAGATGTGCGCTCACTGGCAACACATCCAAATGTTCGGAAGATTGCTGA
- the LOC144054192 gene encoding uncharacterized protein LOC144054192 isoform X2, with amino-acid sequence MESKRKTDATSPSCGKQHFVKTLLNNIRIQPEVQRVLDNSCKAVVRLERLNLQPPVPPVRLLCQNRAEFSEECLDCPWRNEVKPNACDILEIQETEDDSTTVSSMNPVHPEGSSKSDPPYILVHSGKADPDTFYLDPDRELIMVLDLEPEDQIQESKCVEPSPTWEVAQNSEDKSKETESEDFCAVCLNGGDLLCCDCCPKVYHLACHLPSLRSFPTTDYDLAESFRRGVNVPYVLSHHDQKRCEKLTLLLYVHPLSAPFHEPVSRLARNYYQVIKRPVDLSLIRRKLDKSNTLHYSMPELFVHDVLLMLKNCATFNYPDSEVARAGWNLEVFFLSKLREIFPDRTFPSANQDRMERARLRWRRKEEEGGRRRKRCALTGNTSKCSEDC; translated from the exons ATGGAAAGTAAGCGAAAAACTGATGCAACTTCTCCATCCTGTGGAAAACAGCATTTTGTAAAGACTTTGCTTAACAacataag GATCCAACCTGAGGTCCAGAGGGTTCTGGATAATTCTTGCAAAGCTGTTGTGAGACTAGAGCGTCTGAACCTGCAGCCGCCGGTGCCTCCGGTGCGACTGCTGTGCCAAAACCGAGCCGAGTTCTCTGAGGAATGCCTGGATTGTCCTTGGCGG AATGAAGTCAAACCAAATGCATGTGACATCCTGGAGATCCAAGAGACAGAG GATGACAGTACAACAGTATCCAGTATGAATCCAGTTCATCCTGAAGGCTCTTCCAAATCAGATCCACCTTACATCCTGGTTCATTCCGGGAAGGCCGATCCAGATACCTTCTACTTGGATCCTGATCGGGAGCTGATCATGGTCCTTGATCTGGAGCCAGAAGATCAGATACAAGAGTCCAAATGTGTAGAGCCATCTCCAACCTGGGAAGTGGCCCAAAACAGCGAAGACAAGAGCAAGGAGACGGAGAGCGAAGATTTCTGTGCCGTGTGTCTGAACGGAGGAGAtctgctgtgctgtgattgttGTCCCAAAGTTTACCACTTGGCCTGTCACCTTCCTTCACTGCGTAGCTTCCCAAC GACTGACTACGACCTAGCTGAGAGCTTCCGCCGGGGAGTCAACGTTCCCTATGTTCTGTCCCACCATGACCAGAAG AGATGTGAGAAGTTGACATTACTGCTGTATGTTCACCCTCTAAGCGCTCCTTTCCACGAGCCTGTCAGCCGTCTG GCGAGGAACTACTACCAGGTCATTAAGAGGCCCGTGGACTTGTCGCTGATCCGCAGGAAGTTGGACAAGAGCAACACTCTGCACTACTCCATGCCAGAACTCTTTGTCCACGACGTCCTGCTCATGCTCAAGAACTGTGCTACCTTCAACTAT CCCGACTCGGAGGTGGCCCGGGCTGGTTGGAACCTCGAGGTGTTTTTCCTGAGCAAACTGAGGGAGATTTTCCCCGACAGGACCTTCCCGTCGGCCAACCAGGACAGGATGGAGCGAGCTCGCCTGCGGTGGCGCCGtaaggaagaggagggaggaaGAAGGAGGAAGAGATGTGCGCTCACTGGCAACACATCCAAATGTTCGGAAGATTGCTGA